From a region of the Desulfuromonas thiophila genome:
- a CDS encoding PfaD family polyunsaturated fatty acid/polyketide biosynthesis protein: protein MTLTHTSACLTPLGLFEPAAAPLTDLPHALYQLGRPLFLTRNPAGGLELHQQGSARLPASAAAEGLPLLGYAAPLPLAQCGQPRFLTRFGLRYPLLGGSMAKGISSTALVIALGQAGMLGFFGAAGLSLPQVEQAIDQIQQALPTQPYGFNLIHSPNEPELEQALVDLYQQRGVRLIEASAFLALTPALVAYRLRGLRRAADGRVEATHRIIAKVSREEVALPFLSPAPARLVQQLLEQGRISAEQAELAATLPMADALTAEADSGGHTDNRPALALLPTLLALRDRLQQQYRYAEPVSIGLGGGIATPQSVAAAFSLGADYLVTGSVNQACREAGTSALVRQMLAEARQADIAMAPAADMFEMGVTVQVLKRGTLFAQRGAKLYDLYRRHASLEEIPAAERAKLEKTVFQAPLEQVWQQTRAFFAERDPRQVERAERDPRHRMALVFRSYLGQATHWAIAGSAERKVDFQIWCGPAMAAFNSWTEGSPLALPENRTLVDVNLNLLLGGAAWLRARQLSPALGLWLRQQGQALQLAPLSSAQLKEYLA from the coding sequence ATGACCTTGACTCACACCTCTGCCTGTCTGACGCCGCTGGGCCTTTTTGAACCGGCGGCGGCGCCGCTTACCGATCTGCCGCACGCCCTTTATCAGTTGGGCCGGCCCCTATTTCTGACCCGCAACCCTGCCGGGGGACTGGAACTGCACCAGCAGGGCAGCGCCCGTCTGCCGGCCTCTGCAGCGGCCGAGGGTCTGCCGCTTTTGGGTTATGCCGCGCCGTTGCCGCTGGCGCAGTGCGGCCAACCGCGGTTTCTGACCCGCTTCGGCCTGCGTTATCCCCTGCTGGGCGGCTCGATGGCCAAGGGCATCAGTTCGACGGCTCTGGTGATTGCCCTGGGGCAGGCCGGCATGCTGGGCTTTTTTGGTGCCGCCGGTCTGAGCCTGCCACAGGTGGAACAGGCCATCGACCAGATTCAACAGGCGCTGCCGACCCAGCCCTACGGTTTCAACCTGATTCACAGCCCCAATGAGCCCGAGCTGGAACAGGCGCTGGTCGATCTGTACCAGCAGCGCGGTGTGCGCCTGATCGAGGCTTCGGCCTTTCTGGCCCTGACGCCGGCCCTGGTGGCCTACCGTCTGCGGGGGCTGCGCCGCGCCGCCGATGGCCGGGTCGAGGCGACCCACCGTATTATCGCCAAGGTGTCGCGCGAGGAGGTGGCCCTGCCCTTCCTGTCGCCGGCGCCGGCCCGACTGGTGCAGCAGCTGCTGGAGCAGGGCCGCATCAGTGCCGAACAGGCCGAGCTGGCCGCGACGCTGCCCATGGCCGATGCCCTGACGGCCGAGGCCGATTCCGGTGGTCATACCGATAACCGGCCGGCGCTGGCCCTGCTGCCGACCCTGCTGGCCCTGCGCGACCGGCTGCAACAGCAGTACCGTTATGCCGAGCCGGTCAGTATCGGGCTGGGGGGCGGGATCGCCACGCCCCAGTCGGTGGCGGCCGCCTTCAGTCTGGGGGCCGATTATCTGGTGACCGGCAGTGTCAATCAGGCCTGCCGCGAGGCTGGCACCTCGGCACTGGTGCGGCAGATGCTGGCCGAGGCACGCCAGGCCGATATCGCCATGGCGCCGGCGGCGGACATGTTCGAGATGGGCGTGACCGTGCAGGTGCTCAAGCGCGGCACCCTCTTCGCCCAGCGCGGCGCCAAGCTGTATGACCTGTACCGTCGCCATGCCAGTCTGGAAGAGATTCCGGCGGCCGAGCGCGCCAAACTGGAAAAGACCGTCTTTCAGGCGCCGCTGGAGCAGGTATGGCAGCAGACCCGCGCCTTTTTCGCCGAGCGCGACCCGCGTCAGGTGGAACGCGCCGAGCGCGATCCGCGTCACCGCATGGCGCTGGTGTTCCGTTCCTACCTGGGGCAGGCCACCCATTGGGCCATTGCCGGCAGTGCCGAGCGCAAGGTCGATTTTCAGATCTGGTGCGGCCCGGCCATGGCGGCGTTCAACAGCTGGACCGAAGGCAGCCCGCTGGCGCTGCCGGAAAACCGTACCCTGGTGGACGTCAACCTCAACCTGCTGCTCGGCGGCGCGGCCTGGCTACGCGCCCGTCAGCTCAGCCCGGCCCTGGGCCTGTGGCTGCGGCAGCAGGGTCAGGCGCTGCAGCTGGCGCCCCTTTCATCCGCACAGCTCAAGGAGTATCTGGCGTGA
- a CDS encoding DUF262 domain-containing protein, producing MDTSASNRRLRTLLTAIGNGSLIPQPDFQRRLVWTNKDKIEFIRTVLEGYPFPEVYIAAGKVDPKTGEGSEVIVDGQQRLTTLYQYFKDSPDIKVTNKIPKYSELEEDKQIEFLEYRVVVRDMGNMPVDEIREVFKRINSTSYGLNAMELHNSRFNGEFKKAGEEISEIPFFEDHKIFTAGDIKRMNDVKYCLTMMIAAMSTYTNRDKELEEYLEKYNEEFTIKEKILSEFTATLQFIDKLNFDNTSRVFKKADFYSLFVEIHRAIYKEKVDLDASKVRANLDAFYNKVELASVGGVPEDSEHMKYYKAALQASNDRSSRITRGSLIRGVISEI from the coding sequence ATGGATACATCAGCTTCCAACAGGCGTCTTAGAACATTACTTACTGCAATAGGCAATGGATCATTGATCCCCCAGCCTGATTTTCAAAGGCGCCTGGTGTGGACCAATAAAGATAAAATTGAATTTATAAGAACTGTATTAGAAGGTTACCCATTTCCTGAAGTGTATATAGCTGCTGGCAAAGTAGATCCTAAAACAGGTGAAGGTTCAGAAGTTATTGTTGATGGGCAGCAACGACTAACAACTTTGTACCAGTATTTCAAGGACTCTCCTGATATTAAAGTCACGAATAAGATACCAAAATACTCTGAATTGGAAGAAGATAAACAAATAGAATTCCTAGAGTACAGGGTTGTAGTGCGAGATATGGGCAATATGCCTGTGGATGAAATTCGCGAGGTGTTTAAAAGAATCAATTCAACCAGCTATGGTTTGAACGCAATGGAGTTGCATAATTCAAGATTCAACGGGGAATTTAAAAAAGCAGGAGAAGAAATCAGCGAAATTCCGTTTTTTGAAGACCATAAAATATTTACTGCTGGCGACATAAAGAGAATGAATGACGTTAAGTACTGTTTAACCATGATGATTGCCGCCATGAGTACTTATACAAACAGAGATAAAGAGCTAGAAGAGTACTTGGAAAAATACAACGAGGAATTCACAATAAAAGAAAAAATACTATCGGAGTTTACTGCTACTCTACAATTCATAGATAAACTCAATTTCGATAACACATCTAGAGTTTTTAAAAAAGCTGATTTTTATAGTTTGTTTGTTGAAATTCACCGCGCAATATATAAAGAGAAAGTTGACCTTGACGCATCAAAAGTTCGTGCGAACTTAGACGCCTTTTACAATAAGGTTGAGCTTGCATCCGTTGGTGGAGTACCTGAGGACAGTGAGCATATGAAGTACTACAAGGCAGCACTTCAAGCAAGCAACGATAGAAGCAGTAGAATTACAAGAGGCAGTCTAATTAGAGGAGTAATTTCCGAGATTTAA
- a CDS encoding protein-export chaperone SecB: MITTTPPCLNDFKLLRLDFALNPRFASATGQAQIQTEFKIRHELQPPHLRVYLTIAFNDADGPFRLQAEGLGLFDLPAQRRDAELEQLVNEHCALVLFPYLRELVADITRRAGFPPLHIPHVDFARVFAHRSREAASQLLH; the protein is encoded by the coding sequence ATGATCACCACAACCCCGCCCTGCCTTAACGACTTCAAGTTGCTGCGCCTCGATTTCGCGCTCAACCCGCGCTTTGCCAGCGCCACGGGCCAGGCCCAGATACAGACCGAATTCAAGATTCGCCACGAGCTGCAGCCGCCCCACCTGCGCGTTTACCTGACCATCGCCTTCAACGATGCCGACGGCCCGTTCCGCCTCCAGGCCGAAGGGCTGGGGCTGTTCGACCTGCCAGCCCAGCGGCGCGATGCCGAACTGGAACAGCTGGTCAACGAACACTGCGCCCTGGTGCTGTTCCCCTACCTGCGCGAACTGGTGGCCGATATCACCCGCCGCGCCGGCTTCCCGCCACTGCACATCCCCCACGTCGATTTCGCCCGCGTATTCGCCCACCGCAGCCGCGAAGCCGCCAGCCAGCTGCTGCACTGA
- the lepA gene encoding translation elongation factor 4, which produces MKQQNIRNFSIIAHIDHGKSTLADRLLEETGALTDREKTDQFLDKMELERERGITIKAQAVCLNYRADNGQNYILNLIDTPGHVDFTYEVSRSLMACEGALLVVDASQGVEAQTLANVYLAIDADLEIVPVLNKVDLPGAEPERVKEEIEEIIGLDTSDTIAASAKEGIGIHEILESIVRKVPAPKGDPQAPLQALVFDSWYDSYQGVIVLVRIVAGTLKKGDKFLFMASRRSYEVLKLGVFAPHPLERAELQAGEVGFLIAGIKVVKDAKVGDTITHLHQPAQQALPGFKEVKPMVFSGLYPIDSSEYDLLRDALEKLQLNDSSISFEPENSVALGFGFRCGFLGLLHMEIVQERLEREFGIDLITTAPTVVYRVTTIKGEELRVDSANKLPDIQYIDCIEEPFILASIHVPNEFVGTVLALCEEKRGVQREIRYLTASRVMIVYELPLNEIVLDFYDRLKSITRGYASLDYEHLDYRPSPLLRMNVLINGDSVDALSLIVHRDKAQARGRELVAKMKEFIPRQQYVVAIQAAIGGKIIARETVKALRKDVTAKCYGGDISRKRKLLEKQKEGKKRMKQIGSVELPQEAFLAILKVKD; this is translated from the coding sequence ATGAAGCAGCAGAATATTCGAAACTTTTCCATCATCGCCCATATCGACCACGGCAAATCGACTCTGGCCGACCGCCTGCTGGAGGAAACCGGCGCCCTGACCGATCGGGAAAAAACCGACCAGTTTCTCGACAAGATGGAGTTGGAACGCGAGCGCGGCATCACCATCAAGGCGCAGGCGGTATGCCTGAACTACCGGGCCGACAATGGCCAGAACTATATTCTCAACCTGATCGACACACCGGGGCATGTCGATTTCACCTATGAGGTGAGCCGGTCGCTGATGGCCTGCGAGGGCGCGCTGCTGGTGGTGGATGCCTCCCAGGGGGTTGAGGCGCAGACCCTGGCCAATGTCTATCTGGCGATTGATGCCGACCTGGAGATTGTGCCGGTGCTCAACAAGGTCGATCTGCCGGGCGCCGAGCCCGAGCGGGTGAAGGAGGAGATCGAGGAGATCATCGGCCTTGACACCTCGGACACCATTGCCGCCAGCGCCAAGGAAGGCATCGGTATTCACGAGATTCTCGAATCCATCGTGCGCAAGGTGCCGGCCCCCAAGGGTGATCCCCAGGCGCCGCTGCAGGCGCTGGTGTTCGATTCCTGGTACGATTCCTATCAGGGCGTTATCGTGCTGGTGCGCATTGTGGCCGGCACCCTGAAAAAGGGCGACAAGTTCCTGTTCATGGCCAGCCGGCGCAGCTACGAAGTTCTTAAGCTGGGGGTGTTCGCGCCCCATCCGCTGGAGCGCGCGGAATTGCAGGCCGGCGAGGTCGGCTTTCTCATCGCCGGCATCAAGGTGGTCAAGGACGCCAAGGTGGGTGACACCATTACCCATCTGCACCAGCCGGCGCAGCAGGCGCTGCCGGGCTTCAAGGAAGTGAAGCCGATGGTGTTTTCCGGCCTGTATCCCATCGATTCAAGCGAATACGATCTGCTGCGTGACGCGCTGGAAAAACTGCAGCTCAACGATTCGTCGATCAGCTTCGAGCCGGAAAACTCGGTGGCGCTGGGATTCGGTTTTCGCTGCGGTTTTCTCGGCCTGTTGCACATGGAGATTGTGCAGGAACGGCTGGAGCGCGAGTTCGGCATTGATCTGATCACCACGGCGCCGACCGTTGTTTACCGGGTGACCACCATCAAGGGCGAAGAGCTGCGCGTCGACAGCGCCAACAAGCTGCCGGATATCCAGTATATTGACTGCATCGAGGAGCCGTTCATTCTGGCGTCGATCCATGTGCCCAACGAATTTGTCGGCACGGTGCTGGCGCTGTGCGAGGAAAAACGCGGGGTGCAGCGCGAGATCCGCTATCTGACCGCCAGCCGGGTGATGATTGTCTACGAACTGCCCCTCAACGAGATCGTGCTCGATTTCTATGACCGGCTCAAATCCATCACGCGCGGTTATGCCTCGCTGGATTACGAGCATCTGGATTACCGGCCCAGCCCGCTGCTGCGCATGAACGTGCTGATCAACGGCGACAGTGTCGATGCCCTGTCGCTGATTGTGCATCGCGACAAGGCCCAGGCGCGGGGCCGCGAGCTGGTGGCGAAGATGAAGGAGTTCATTCCGCGCCAGCAGTATGTGGTGGCCATTCAGGCGGCTATTGGCGGCAAGATCATCGCCCGTGAAACGGTCAAGGCCCTGCGCAAGGACGTGACCGCCAAATGCTACGGCGGCGACATCAGTCGCAAGCGCAAGTTGCTGGAAAAACAGAAGGAAGGCAAGAAGCGCATGAAGCAGATCGGCAGTGTTGAATTGCCGCAGGAGGCCTTTTTGGCCATTCTTAAGGTAAAAGACTAA